From a region of the Candidatus Rokuibacteriota bacterium genome:
- a CDS encoding cytochrome C oxidase subunit IV family protein, translating to MAEAHKSPNYMAIWGWLFVLTVLEIGVIYLPVVKVVIAILLVSLAVSKASLVAMYFMHLRFERLTLGLIAVTPLALGGLLVFLLVPDSSAIPHRTADAIKAAVVGKH from the coding sequence ATGGCCGAAGCGCACAAGAGCCCGAACTACATGGCGATCTGGGGATGGCTGTTCGTCCTGACCGTCCTGGAGATCGGCGTCATCTACCTGCCCGTCGTGAAGGTCGTGATCGCGATCCTGCTGGTCTCGCTCGCGGTGTCCAAGGCCTCGCTGGTCGCGATGTACTTCATGCACCTCCGGTTCGAGCGCCTGACCCTCGGCCTCATCGCCGTGACGCCGCTCGCCCTGGGCGGGCTGCTGGTCTTCCTGCTCGTCCCCGATTCCTCCGCCATCCCGCACCGGACCGCCGACGCGATCAAGGCGGCCGTCGTCGGGAAGCACTGA